TCTTATCTGTTTTTAAATAATAAACAACTATATTCTTAGTTGCTTTTGACTTGCCTAGTTTATAAATTTTTCTAAACTCACCATCTTTTTTTAAAGGTAGAAAATTTGCCATAAACTCATCTCCAAAAATCCTTTAGATATTTTAAAAAAGTGCAAAAAGGACCACTAAATAGCAGCCCTATGCACTTAATTTTTTTCTACCTTTTGCACGACGACGCTTAATTACATTGCGTCCAGCTTTTGTTTTCATTCTTTTTAAAAACCCGTGATTTTTCTTACGACGTCTTACTTTGGGTTGGTAAGTTCTTTTCATGATAAA
This genomic interval from Proteinivorax tanatarense contains the following:
- the rpmH gene encoding 50S ribosomal protein L34, which gives rise to MKRTYQPKVRRRKKNHGFLKRMKTKAGRNVIKRRRAKGRKKLSA